In the genome of Apodemus sylvaticus chromosome 2, mApoSyl1.1, whole genome shotgun sequence, one region contains:
- the Hnrnpf gene encoding heterogeneous nuclear ribonucleoprotein F, with amino-acid sequence MMLGPEGGEGYVVKLRGLPWSCSIEDVQNFLSDCTIHDGVAGVHFIYTREGRQSGEAFVELESEDDVKLALKKDRESMGHRYIEVFKSHRTEMDWVLKHSGPNSADSANDGFVRLRGLPFGCTKEEIVQFFSGLEIVPNGITLPVDPEGKITGEAFVQFASQELAEKALGKHKERIGHRYIEVFKSSQEEVRSYSDPPLKFMSVQRPGPYDRPGTARRYIGIVKQAGLDRMRSGAYSAGYGGYEEYSGLSDGYGFTTDLFGRDLSYCLSGMYDHRYGDSEFTVQSTTGHCVHMRGLPYKATENDIYNFFSPLNPVRVHIEIGPDGRVTGEADVEFATHEEAVAAMSKDRANMQHRYIELFLNSTTGASNGAYSSQVMQGMGVSAAQATYSGLESQSVSGCYGAGYSGQNSMGGYD; translated from the coding sequence ATGATGCTGGGCCCCGAGGGAGGTGAAGGCTATGTGGTCAAACTCCGTGGCCTACCCTGGTCCTGCTCAATTGAGGATGTACAAAACTTCCTCTCCGACTGCACAATTCATGATGGGGTTGCAGGTGTTCATTTCATTTATACTAGAGAAGGCAGGCAGAGTGGTGAGGCTTTTGTTGAACTCGAGTCAGAAGATGATGTAAAATTGGCTCTGAAAAAAGACAGGGAAAGCATGGGACACCGGTATATTGAGGTGTTCAAGTCACACAGAACCGAGATGGATTGGGTGTTGAAGCACAGTGGTCCAAACAGCGCCGACAGTGCCAATGATGGCTTTGTGAGGCTCCGGGGACTCCCATTTGGATGCACAAAGGAAGAAATCGTTCAGTTCTTCTCAGGGTTGGAAATTGTGCCAAACGGGATCACACTACCTGTGGACCCGGAAGGCAAGATTACAGGGGAGGCCTTCGTTCAGTTTGCCTCACAAGAGTTAGCTGAGAAAGCTTTAGGGAAGCACAAGGAGAGAATAGGGCACAGGTATATTGAAGTGTTCAAGAGCAGTCAGGAGGAAGTTAGGTCATATTCAGATCCACCTCTGAAGTTTATGTCTGTGCAGAGGCCTGGGCCTTATGACAGGCCTGGCACAGCCCGGAGGTACATTGGCATTGTGAAACAGGCAGGCCTGGATAGGATGAGGTCTGGTGCCTATAGTGCAGGCTATGGGGGCTATGAAGAATACAGTGGCCTCAGTGATGGCTATGGCTTCACCACTGACCTGTTTGGGAGAGACCTCAGCTATTGTCTCTCAGGAATGTATGACCACAGATACGGAGACAGCGAGTTCACAGTGCAGAGCACCACCGGCCACTGCGTCCACATGAGAGGGCTGCCCTACAAAGCAACGGAGAACGACATTTAcaacttcttctctccactcaaccCCGTGAGAGTTCATATTGAGATTGGTCCTGATGGAAGAGTGACGGGAGAAGCTGATGTTGAGTTTGCTACTCATGAAGAAGCAGTGGCAGCTATGTCCAAGGACAGGGCCAACATGCAGCACAGATACATAGAACTCTTCCTGAATTCAACAACAGGGGCTAGCAATGGGGCTTATAGCAGCCAGGTGATGCAGGGCATGGGTGTGTCAGCTGCCCAGGCAACTTACAGTGGCCTGGAGAGTCAGTCAGTGAGTGGCTGTTATGGGGCCGGCTACAGCGGTCAGAACAGCATGGGTGGATATGATTAG